A single Anopheles arabiensis isolate DONGOLA chromosome X, AaraD3, whole genome shotgun sequence DNA region contains:
- the LOC120905584 gene encoding AMP deaminase 2 isoform X1 — protein MNQRKREINFNKQDSRTLLQVLEDQKLMEAMKQSRLALEGRASFAPLALDDADELVQGNESPAGHAGAGGGGGGGGVGPAGVLSGALSLSQEDIVGVLPNEISAPYEVPQFPIEQIEKKLQLQRQLNAKVMEQDRHSIAPEVHPDEQLPFDEHDFVAHFQRVSISGEDTSGVPLDDLERASTLLVKALELREKYMRNSHQAFPQTTARFLKSTHSSTITHQERKSIADHPVNPPQSTQSPWVVEIPEDLNYSIRPVHGVFEVFPTAESTEPLPYQYTRLPDFVQDMQMMCSMIADGPLKSFCYRRLSYLYSKFQLHVLLNELRELASQKAVPHRDFYNIRKVDTHIHAASCMNQKHLLRFIKKTLKNSADEVVTVTKGTPMTLAQVFQSMNLTTYDLTVDMLDVHADRNTFHRFDKFNAKYNPIGESRLREVFLKTDNYLNGKYFANIIKEVASDFEESKYQNAELRLSIYGKSPDEWYKLAKWAIDGNVYSDNIRWLIQIPRLYDIFKTNQLMSSFQQILDNVFKPLFEATNNPSKHPEIHTFLQYVIGFDSVDDESKPENPLFDGDVTPPADWTDVENPPYAYYIYYMYANMTVLNHFRAARGMNTFVLRPHCGEAGPVQHLVCGYLMAENISHGLLLRKVPVLQYLYYLAQIGIAMSPLSNNSLFLNYDRNPFPEYLARGLVVSLSTDDPLQFHYTKEPLMEEYSIAAQVWKLSSCDMCELARNSVLMSGFPHKMKQHWLGPNYTREGVAGNDITRTNVPDIRVAFRYESLLDELANIFKVNNEQKMQYASQQ, from the exons ATGAACCAAAGGAAAAGGGAGATAAACTTTAACAAGCAGGACTCGCGCACCCTGCTGCAGGTGCTCGAGGACCAGAAGCTGATGGAGGCGATGAAGCAGTCGCGGCTGGCGCTCGAGGGCAGGGCGTCCTTCGCGCCATTAGCGCTTGATGACGCCGACGAGCTCG TACAGGGTAACGAGTCTCCGGCGGGAcatgccggtgccggtggaggcggtggcggcggcggcgtcggcCCTGCCGGTGTACTTAGCGGTGCACTCAGCCTGTCCCAGGAGGATATCGTGGGCGTGCTGCCGAACGAAATATCTGCCCCGTACGAGGTGCCCCAGTTCCCGATCGAGCAGATCGAGAAGAAGCTCCAGCTGCAGCGCCAGCTGAACGCCAA GGTGATGGAGCAGGATCGGCACTCGATCGCACCGGAAGTCCACCCGGACGAGCAGCTGCCGTTCGACGAGCATGACTTCGTCGCCCACTTTCAGCGCGTGTCGATCTCGGGCGAGGACACCAGCGGCGTCCCGCTGGACGATCTCGAGCGGGCCTCCACGCTGCTGGTGAAGGCGCTCGAGCTGCGCGAGAAGTACATGCGCAACTCGCACCAGGCGTTCCCGCAGACGACCGCCCGCTTCCTCAAGTCGACCCACTCGAGCACGATCACGCACCAGGAGCGCAAATCCATCGCGG ACCATCCAGTCAATCCGCCCCAGAGCACGCAGTCGCCGTGGGTGGTGGAGATACCGGAGGATCTGAACTACAGCATCCGCCCGGTGCACGGCGTGTTCGAGGTGTTCCCGACGGCCGAGTCGACCGAACCGCTGCCCTACCAGTACACCCGCCTGCCCGACTTCGTGCAGGACATGCAGATGATGTGCTCGATGATAGCGGACGGGCCGCTCAAGTCGTTCTGCTACCGGCGGCTCAGCTACCTCTACTCCAAGTTCCAGCTGCACGTGCTGCTGAACGAGCTGCGCGAGCTGGCGTCGCAGAAGGCGGTCCCGCACCGGGACTTTTACAACATCCGCAAGGTGGACACGCACATCCACGCGGCCAGCTGCATGAACCAGAAGCATCTGCTGCGCTTCATCAAGAAGACGCTGAAGAACAGCGCGGACGAGGTGGTGACGGTGACCAAGGGTACGCCGATGACGCTCGCGCAGGTCTTCCAGTCGATGAACCTGACCACGTACGACCTGACGGTGGACATGCTGGACGTGCACGCGGACCGCAACACGTTCCACCGGTTCGACAAGTTCAACGCGAAGTACAATCCGATCGGCGAGTCGCGGCTGCGCGAGGTGTTCCTCAAGACGGACAACTACCTGAACGGGAAGTACTTCGCGAACATCATCAAGGAGGTGGCGAGCGACTTCGAGGAGAGTAAGTACCAGAACGCGGAGCTGCGGCTCTCGATCTACGGCAAGTCGCCGGACGAGTGGTACAAGCTGGCCAAGTGGGCGATCGACGGCAACGTCTACTCGGACAACATCCGCTGGCTGATACAGATACCGCGCCTGTA TGACATCTTCAAGACGAATCAGCTGATGAGCTCGTTCCAGCAGATACTGGACAACGTGTTCAAGCCGCTGTTCGAGGCGACCAACAACCCGAGCAAGCATCCGGAGATACACACCTTCCTGCAGTACGTGATCGGGTTCGACTCGGTGGACGACGAGTCCAAGCCGGAGAACCCGCTGTTCGACGGAGACGTCACGCCGCCCGCCGACTGGACGGACGTGGAGAACCCGCCGTACGCGTACTACATCTACTACATGTACGCGAACATGACGGTGCTGAACCACttccgggcggcgcgcggcaTGAACACGTTCGTGCTGCGGCCGCACTGCGGCGAGGCCGGCCCGGTCCAGCACCTCGTCTGCGGCTACCTGATGGCGGAGAACATCTCgcacgggctgctgctgcgcaaggTGCCGGTCCTGCAGTACCTCTACTATCTCGCCCAGATCGGCATCGCGATGTCGCCGCTGTCGAACAACTCGCTCTTTCTCAACTACGACCGCAACCCGTTCCCGGAGTATCTCGCCCGCGGGCTGGTCGTCTCGCTCTCGACCGACGATCCGCTCCAGTTCCACTACACCAAG GAACCGCTGATGGAGGAGTACAGCATTGCGGCCCAGGTGTGGAAGCTCAGCTCGTGCGACATGTGCGAGCTCGCCCGGAACAGCGTGCTGATGTCCGGCTTTCCGCACAAGATGAAGCAGCACTGGCTCGGGCCGAACTATACGCGCGAGGGCGTCGCCGGCAACGACATTACGCGCACGAACGTGCCGGACATACGCGTCGCGTTCCGGTACGAGTcgctgctggacgagctggCCAACATCTTCAAGGTGAACAACGAGCAGAAGATGCAGTACGCGTCGCAGCAGTAG
- the LOC120905584 gene encoding AMP deaminase 2 isoform X2, with the protein MNQRKREINFNKQDSRTLLQVLEDQKLMEAMKQSRLALEGRASFAPLALDDADELVQGNESPAGHAGAGGGGGGGGVGPAGVLSGALSLSQEDIVGVLPNEISAPYEVPQFPIEQIEKKLQLQRQLNAKVMEQDRHSIAPEVHPDEQLPFDEHDFVAHFQRVSISGEDTSGVPLDDLERASTLLVKALELREKYMRNSHQAFPQTTARFLKSTHSSTITHQERKSIAVNPPQSTQSPWVVEIPEDLNYSIRPVHGVFEVFPTAESTEPLPYQYTRLPDFVQDMQMMCSMIADGPLKSFCYRRLSYLYSKFQLHVLLNELRELASQKAVPHRDFYNIRKVDTHIHAASCMNQKHLLRFIKKTLKNSADEVVTVTKGTPMTLAQVFQSMNLTTYDLTVDMLDVHADRNTFHRFDKFNAKYNPIGESRLREVFLKTDNYLNGKYFANIIKEVASDFEESKYQNAELRLSIYGKSPDEWYKLAKWAIDGNVYSDNIRWLIQIPRLYDIFKTNQLMSSFQQILDNVFKPLFEATNNPSKHPEIHTFLQYVIGFDSVDDESKPENPLFDGDVTPPADWTDVENPPYAYYIYYMYANMTVLNHFRAARGMNTFVLRPHCGEAGPVQHLVCGYLMAENISHGLLLRKVPVLQYLYYLAQIGIAMSPLSNNSLFLNYDRNPFPEYLARGLVVSLSTDDPLQFHYTKEPLMEEYSIAAQVWKLSSCDMCELARNSVLMSGFPHKMKQHWLGPNYTREGVAGNDITRTNVPDIRVAFRYESLLDELANIFKVNNEQKMQYASQQ; encoded by the exons ATGAACCAAAGGAAAAGGGAGATAAACTTTAACAAGCAGGACTCGCGCACCCTGCTGCAGGTGCTCGAGGACCAGAAGCTGATGGAGGCGATGAAGCAGTCGCGGCTGGCGCTCGAGGGCAGGGCGTCCTTCGCGCCATTAGCGCTTGATGACGCCGACGAGCTCG TACAGGGTAACGAGTCTCCGGCGGGAcatgccggtgccggtggaggcggtggcggcggcggcgtcggcCCTGCCGGTGTACTTAGCGGTGCACTCAGCCTGTCCCAGGAGGATATCGTGGGCGTGCTGCCGAACGAAATATCTGCCCCGTACGAGGTGCCCCAGTTCCCGATCGAGCAGATCGAGAAGAAGCTCCAGCTGCAGCGCCAGCTGAACGCCAA GGTGATGGAGCAGGATCGGCACTCGATCGCACCGGAAGTCCACCCGGACGAGCAGCTGCCGTTCGACGAGCATGACTTCGTCGCCCACTTTCAGCGCGTGTCGATCTCGGGCGAGGACACCAGCGGCGTCCCGCTGGACGATCTCGAGCGGGCCTCCACGCTGCTGGTGAAGGCGCTCGAGCTGCGCGAGAAGTACATGCGCAACTCGCACCAGGCGTTCCCGCAGACGACCGCCCGCTTCCTCAAGTCGACCCACTCGAGCACGATCACGCACCAGGAGCGCAAATCCATCGCGG TCAATCCGCCCCAGAGCACGCAGTCGCCGTGGGTGGTGGAGATACCGGAGGATCTGAACTACAGCATCCGCCCGGTGCACGGCGTGTTCGAGGTGTTCCCGACGGCCGAGTCGACCGAACCGCTGCCCTACCAGTACACCCGCCTGCCCGACTTCGTGCAGGACATGCAGATGATGTGCTCGATGATAGCGGACGGGCCGCTCAAGTCGTTCTGCTACCGGCGGCTCAGCTACCTCTACTCCAAGTTCCAGCTGCACGTGCTGCTGAACGAGCTGCGCGAGCTGGCGTCGCAGAAGGCGGTCCCGCACCGGGACTTTTACAACATCCGCAAGGTGGACACGCACATCCACGCGGCCAGCTGCATGAACCAGAAGCATCTGCTGCGCTTCATCAAGAAGACGCTGAAGAACAGCGCGGACGAGGTGGTGACGGTGACCAAGGGTACGCCGATGACGCTCGCGCAGGTCTTCCAGTCGATGAACCTGACCACGTACGACCTGACGGTGGACATGCTGGACGTGCACGCGGACCGCAACACGTTCCACCGGTTCGACAAGTTCAACGCGAAGTACAATCCGATCGGCGAGTCGCGGCTGCGCGAGGTGTTCCTCAAGACGGACAACTACCTGAACGGGAAGTACTTCGCGAACATCATCAAGGAGGTGGCGAGCGACTTCGAGGAGAGTAAGTACCAGAACGCGGAGCTGCGGCTCTCGATCTACGGCAAGTCGCCGGACGAGTGGTACAAGCTGGCCAAGTGGGCGATCGACGGCAACGTCTACTCGGACAACATCCGCTGGCTGATACAGATACCGCGCCTGTA TGACATCTTCAAGACGAATCAGCTGATGAGCTCGTTCCAGCAGATACTGGACAACGTGTTCAAGCCGCTGTTCGAGGCGACCAACAACCCGAGCAAGCATCCGGAGATACACACCTTCCTGCAGTACGTGATCGGGTTCGACTCGGTGGACGACGAGTCCAAGCCGGAGAACCCGCTGTTCGACGGAGACGTCACGCCGCCCGCCGACTGGACGGACGTGGAGAACCCGCCGTACGCGTACTACATCTACTACATGTACGCGAACATGACGGTGCTGAACCACttccgggcggcgcgcggcaTGAACACGTTCGTGCTGCGGCCGCACTGCGGCGAGGCCGGCCCGGTCCAGCACCTCGTCTGCGGCTACCTGATGGCGGAGAACATCTCgcacgggctgctgctgcgcaaggTGCCGGTCCTGCAGTACCTCTACTATCTCGCCCAGATCGGCATCGCGATGTCGCCGCTGTCGAACAACTCGCTCTTTCTCAACTACGACCGCAACCCGTTCCCGGAGTATCTCGCCCGCGGGCTGGTCGTCTCGCTCTCGACCGACGATCCGCTCCAGTTCCACTACACCAAG GAACCGCTGATGGAGGAGTACAGCATTGCGGCCCAGGTGTGGAAGCTCAGCTCGTGCGACATGTGCGAGCTCGCCCGGAACAGCGTGCTGATGTCCGGCTTTCCGCACAAGATGAAGCAGCACTGGCTCGGGCCGAACTATACGCGCGAGGGCGTCGCCGGCAACGACATTACGCGCACGAACGTGCCGGACATACGCGTCGCGTTCCGGTACGAGTcgctgctggacgagctggCCAACATCTTCAAGGTGAACAACGAGCAGAAGATGCAGTACGCGTCGCAGCAGTAG
- the LOC120905584 gene encoding AMP deaminase 2 isoform X3: MSARGVLLKCDMNSSFDQPDPAIMSMSPRSPAILLNDFFSPEVQGNESPAGHAGAGGGGGGGGVGPAGVLSGALSLSQEDIVGVLPNEISAPYEVPQFPIEQIEKKLQLQRQLNAKVMEQDRHSIAPEVHPDEQLPFDEHDFVAHFQRVSISGEDTSGVPLDDLERASTLLVKALELREKYMRNSHQAFPQTTARFLKSTHSSTITHQERKSIADHPVNPPQSTQSPWVVEIPEDLNYSIRPVHGVFEVFPTAESTEPLPYQYTRLPDFVQDMQMMCSMIADGPLKSFCYRRLSYLYSKFQLHVLLNELRELASQKAVPHRDFYNIRKVDTHIHAASCMNQKHLLRFIKKTLKNSADEVVTVTKGTPMTLAQVFQSMNLTTYDLTVDMLDVHADRNTFHRFDKFNAKYNPIGESRLREVFLKTDNYLNGKYFANIIKEVASDFEESKYQNAELRLSIYGKSPDEWYKLAKWAIDGNVYSDNIRWLIQIPRLYDIFKTNQLMSSFQQILDNVFKPLFEATNNPSKHPEIHTFLQYVIGFDSVDDESKPENPLFDGDVTPPADWTDVENPPYAYYIYYMYANMTVLNHFRAARGMNTFVLRPHCGEAGPVQHLVCGYLMAENISHGLLLRKVPVLQYLYYLAQIGIAMSPLSNNSLFLNYDRNPFPEYLARGLVVSLSTDDPLQFHYTKEPLMEEYSIAAQVWKLSSCDMCELARNSVLMSGFPHKMKQHWLGPNYTREGVAGNDITRTNVPDIRVAFRYESLLDELANIFKVNNEQKMQYASQQ; this comes from the exons TACAGGGTAACGAGTCTCCGGCGGGAcatgccggtgccggtggaggcggtggcggcggcggcgtcggcCCTGCCGGTGTACTTAGCGGTGCACTCAGCCTGTCCCAGGAGGATATCGTGGGCGTGCTGCCGAACGAAATATCTGCCCCGTACGAGGTGCCCCAGTTCCCGATCGAGCAGATCGAGAAGAAGCTCCAGCTGCAGCGCCAGCTGAACGCCAA GGTGATGGAGCAGGATCGGCACTCGATCGCACCGGAAGTCCACCCGGACGAGCAGCTGCCGTTCGACGAGCATGACTTCGTCGCCCACTTTCAGCGCGTGTCGATCTCGGGCGAGGACACCAGCGGCGTCCCGCTGGACGATCTCGAGCGGGCCTCCACGCTGCTGGTGAAGGCGCTCGAGCTGCGCGAGAAGTACATGCGCAACTCGCACCAGGCGTTCCCGCAGACGACCGCCCGCTTCCTCAAGTCGACCCACTCGAGCACGATCACGCACCAGGAGCGCAAATCCATCGCGG ACCATCCAGTCAATCCGCCCCAGAGCACGCAGTCGCCGTGGGTGGTGGAGATACCGGAGGATCTGAACTACAGCATCCGCCCGGTGCACGGCGTGTTCGAGGTGTTCCCGACGGCCGAGTCGACCGAACCGCTGCCCTACCAGTACACCCGCCTGCCCGACTTCGTGCAGGACATGCAGATGATGTGCTCGATGATAGCGGACGGGCCGCTCAAGTCGTTCTGCTACCGGCGGCTCAGCTACCTCTACTCCAAGTTCCAGCTGCACGTGCTGCTGAACGAGCTGCGCGAGCTGGCGTCGCAGAAGGCGGTCCCGCACCGGGACTTTTACAACATCCGCAAGGTGGACACGCACATCCACGCGGCCAGCTGCATGAACCAGAAGCATCTGCTGCGCTTCATCAAGAAGACGCTGAAGAACAGCGCGGACGAGGTGGTGACGGTGACCAAGGGTACGCCGATGACGCTCGCGCAGGTCTTCCAGTCGATGAACCTGACCACGTACGACCTGACGGTGGACATGCTGGACGTGCACGCGGACCGCAACACGTTCCACCGGTTCGACAAGTTCAACGCGAAGTACAATCCGATCGGCGAGTCGCGGCTGCGCGAGGTGTTCCTCAAGACGGACAACTACCTGAACGGGAAGTACTTCGCGAACATCATCAAGGAGGTGGCGAGCGACTTCGAGGAGAGTAAGTACCAGAACGCGGAGCTGCGGCTCTCGATCTACGGCAAGTCGCCGGACGAGTGGTACAAGCTGGCCAAGTGGGCGATCGACGGCAACGTCTACTCGGACAACATCCGCTGGCTGATACAGATACCGCGCCTGTA TGACATCTTCAAGACGAATCAGCTGATGAGCTCGTTCCAGCAGATACTGGACAACGTGTTCAAGCCGCTGTTCGAGGCGACCAACAACCCGAGCAAGCATCCGGAGATACACACCTTCCTGCAGTACGTGATCGGGTTCGACTCGGTGGACGACGAGTCCAAGCCGGAGAACCCGCTGTTCGACGGAGACGTCACGCCGCCCGCCGACTGGACGGACGTGGAGAACCCGCCGTACGCGTACTACATCTACTACATGTACGCGAACATGACGGTGCTGAACCACttccgggcggcgcgcggcaTGAACACGTTCGTGCTGCGGCCGCACTGCGGCGAGGCCGGCCCGGTCCAGCACCTCGTCTGCGGCTACCTGATGGCGGAGAACATCTCgcacgggctgctgctgcgcaaggTGCCGGTCCTGCAGTACCTCTACTATCTCGCCCAGATCGGCATCGCGATGTCGCCGCTGTCGAACAACTCGCTCTTTCTCAACTACGACCGCAACCCGTTCCCGGAGTATCTCGCCCGCGGGCTGGTCGTCTCGCTCTCGACCGACGATCCGCTCCAGTTCCACTACACCAAG GAACCGCTGATGGAGGAGTACAGCATTGCGGCCCAGGTGTGGAAGCTCAGCTCGTGCGACATGTGCGAGCTCGCCCGGAACAGCGTGCTGATGTCCGGCTTTCCGCACAAGATGAAGCAGCACTGGCTCGGGCCGAACTATACGCGCGAGGGCGTCGCCGGCAACGACATTACGCGCACGAACGTGCCGGACATACGCGTCGCGTTCCGGTACGAGTcgctgctggacgagctggCCAACATCTTCAAGGTGAACAACGAGCAGAAGATGCAGTACGCGTCGCAGCAGTAG